A DNA window from Streptomyces canus contains the following coding sequences:
- a CDS encoding MFS transporter: MTATGAGTTAETPEPGAEAPPAARHIITAGALLALILSSMDVSIVGTALPRMAADLGALSLYSWVGVSYGMAAAVVIPIGGKLGDLFGRKPLLMAGLGGFVLASLLGALAQNMALLIVARTVQGVCAGLLTANIFTLIGEIYTAERRAQIQGVFFSVAGLGMVAGPPLGGVITDNWGWPWVFWINVPLAALALLAVTAVPFKQVGGRWQDIDVLGVLTLSAGLVPLLFGLSLTGDGHAWGSPEVLGPVLGGLMVLGVFCLVESRYARQPLVPFELFKVNQVAVLVVVSFLSAVAMMGTTFYVPLLYQGVLGVSATYSGSLLIPLAVAMMVVPPLTGKYLPSVPHYRYLGAAAFALLVVGLVMLSRVRPGSGDWMPLLAMVIVGIGVGIIFPLTTTVVQSAVPLELLGVGTSQIQFWRTFASPVSIAVLGTLLSTRAGGLGSGGGSGPSPERLADGLSDVFMVGAVLAAIGLVITLFLKEIPLRGAPAKPRPAVESEVAASKDAT, encoded by the coding sequence GTGACAGCAACTGGTGCAGGCACCACCGCAGAGACGCCCGAACCGGGAGCCGAAGCGCCCCCCGCCGCGCGCCATATCATCACAGCGGGGGCGTTGCTCGCCCTGATCCTTTCGTCGATGGACGTCTCCATCGTCGGAACGGCCCTTCCCCGGATGGCGGCCGACCTCGGAGCGCTCAGCCTCTATTCGTGGGTCGGCGTGAGTTACGGCATGGCCGCCGCGGTGGTCATCCCCATCGGGGGGAAACTCGGTGACCTGTTCGGCCGCAAACCGCTGCTGATGGCGGGGCTCGGCGGGTTCGTCCTCGCCTCCCTGCTGGGCGCCCTCGCCCAGAACATGGCGCTCCTCATCGTGGCGCGCACGGTACAGGGCGTCTGCGCGGGCCTGCTCACCGCCAACATCTTCACTCTCATCGGTGAGATCTACACCGCCGAGCGCCGGGCGCAGATCCAGGGTGTCTTCTTCAGCGTCGCCGGTCTCGGCATGGTCGCCGGCCCGCCCCTGGGCGGTGTCATCACGGACAACTGGGGCTGGCCCTGGGTCTTCTGGATCAATGTGCCGCTGGCCGCTCTCGCGCTGCTCGCCGTGACCGCCGTACCGTTCAAGCAGGTGGGGGGCCGCTGGCAGGACATCGACGTCCTCGGCGTCCTGACCCTGAGCGCCGGCCTCGTCCCGCTGTTGTTCGGGTTGTCGCTGACCGGTGACGGGCACGCGTGGGGGTCCCCGGAGGTGCTGGGCCCCGTCCTCGGCGGTCTGATGGTGCTGGGTGTGTTCTGCCTGGTGGAGTCCCGGTACGCCCGCCAACCGCTCGTCCCCTTCGAGCTGTTCAAGGTCAACCAGGTGGCCGTCCTCGTGGTCGTCTCCTTCCTCTCGGCCGTCGCGATGATGGGCACGACCTTCTACGTACCGCTGCTCTACCAGGGTGTCCTCGGAGTCAGTGCCACCTACTCGGGAAGCCTGCTGATCCCGCTCGCCGTCGCCATGATGGTGGTGCCGCCCCTCACCGGTAAGTACCTGCCGTCCGTGCCGCACTACCGCTATCTGGGAGCAGCGGCGTTCGCCCTGCTCGTCGTGGGTCTGGTGATGCTGTCCCGGGTGCGGCCCGGCAGCGGGGACTGGATGCCGCTGCTCGCCATGGTGATCGTCGGTATCGGCGTCGGCATCATCTTCCCCCTCACCACCACGGTGGTGCAGAGCGCGGTGCCGCTGGAGCTCCTCGGCGTCGGTACGAGTCAGATCCAGTTCTGGCGGACCTTCGCCTCGCCCGTGTCGATCGCCGTCCTCGGCACCCTGCTGAGCACGCGCGCCGGCGGCCTGGGATCGGGCGGCGGCAGCGGCCCCTCCCCCGAGCGGCTGGCCGACGGCCTGAGCGACGTGTTCATGGTCGGCGCGGTGCTCGCGGCGATCGGGCTGGTCATCACCTTGTTCCTCAAGGAGATTCCTCTGCGTGGCGCACCGGCGAAGCCGCGCCCGGCGGTGGAGTCCGAGGTCGCCGCGTCGAAGGACGCCACCTGA
- a CDS encoding polyketide synthase dehydratase domain-containing protein, with protein MTVAGHPAAGLPEQCRLLLRDTDFIPRAHRVHGVSVLPGVTFLDMVLRVLRARGIPPASAELRNIVFAEAIATAEGFDRDIRLRFGPSQVVGESRWLDGPEPFGPWRENFRAELHLTPQPGGEEFPPCPEAVCATVGHGAPRVGTMAEMYAHTRARNIRHGPAMTCTGTLTTGQGELLAELALAEPDPYSERWFQMHPAKLDAATIVAYAQTRTSIAEPFIPMFIERFRAPRPLPGPFTVHVPRRETLTPSGELFDSDLLLYDEKRRPAARFDRLTCKRIREAGLIDRLLEETVVRRTGARPVG; from the coding sequence GTGACCGTGGCGGGCCACCCGGCGGCCGGACTCCCCGAGCAGTGCCGTCTCCTACTGCGGGACACCGACTTCATCCCCCGCGCCCACAGGGTGCACGGCGTCTCGGTCCTGCCGGGCGTCACTTTCCTCGACATGGTGCTGCGGGTCCTGCGCGCACGAGGCATCCCCCCTGCCTCAGCCGAACTGCGCAACATCGTCTTCGCCGAGGCGATCGCCACGGCTGAGGGCTTCGACCGCGACATCAGGCTCAGGTTCGGCCCATCGCAGGTCGTGGGGGAGAGCCGCTGGCTGGACGGACCGGAGCCCTTCGGGCCGTGGCGGGAGAACTTCCGCGCCGAGCTGCACCTCACGCCGCAGCCGGGAGGGGAGGAGTTCCCCCCGTGTCCCGAGGCGGTGTGCGCGACCGTCGGACACGGCGCGCCACGCGTCGGCACGATGGCCGAGATGTACGCCCACACCCGGGCCCGCAATATCCGGCACGGCCCCGCGATGACCTGCACCGGCACGCTCACCACCGGACAGGGAGAGCTACTGGCGGAACTCGCCCTGGCCGAGCCCGATCCGTATAGCGAGCGGTGGTTCCAGATGCACCCTGCCAAGCTCGACGCGGCGACCATCGTGGCCTACGCGCAGACGCGCACCTCGATCGCCGAGCCCTTCATCCCGATGTTCATCGAGCGGTTCCGCGCCCCGCGCCCCCTGCCGGGCCCCTTCACGGTCCACGTGCCGCGACGGGAGACGTTGACGCCGTCCGGTGAACTGTTCGACTCGGACCTGCTGCTCTACGACGAGAAGCGCCGCCCCGCCGCCCGGTTCGACCGGCTCACCTGCAAGCGCATCCGCGAAGCCGGTCTGATCGACCGGCTTTTGGAGGAGACCGTGGTGCGCAGGACCGGGGCCCGACCGGTCGGGTAG